Proteins encoded in a region of the Mariprofundus ferrinatatus genome:
- a CDS encoding accessory factor UbiK family protein, with protein sequence MTHQQQPLDDIAEKIAGGIRMLGGLKQGAEAQVRGIVENALSQFDVVTHERMQVQEVMLKKAKEELHALEARVAELEAALKKLSQ encoded by the coding sequence ATGACCCATCAACAGCAACCTCTGGATGACATTGCAGAAAAAATTGCCGGCGGCATTCGCATGCTTGGCGGCCTGAAACAGGGTGCCGAAGCGCAGGTGCGCGGTATCGTAGAGAATGCCCTGTCGCAGTTCGATGTGGTAACCCATGAACGCATGCAGGTACAGGAAGTGATGTTGAAAAAGGCGAAAGAGGAGTTGCATGCGCTTGAGGCACGCGTCGCCGAGCTGGAAGCGGCGCTCAAAAAACTCTCGCAGTAA
- a CDS encoding CHASE2 domain-containing protein — protein sequence MNESSSAREKQGAASTPRLLLLCTLFTSLLSIFYLVDAFESAHDAISDQLQIHISSPPDEKPVVYLLITDASLIEADEVDGISWPWPRSAYAEAVRFLNNAGAKEIIFDMIFSERSVHGYEDDVGFASAVEEAGVILANLSSSHRSAMSEQRALENLRITDRFALPVEGTDATMFKDYPYIRAPVAELTERVKAVGDVKFVQDRDGIGRRIPMLIRSGNRYHPSLSLSASASALGITAYRIEENELVLTGPGIERSIPLDAEGMARSHYYGDSGIYDKYLLLRVIKSQISIDEGSPPYYDPALFKDKIVIIGADATELKDFRPNPFNKSNDPGAHYHGTAIHNILAGDFLQSRYEAIYVLPVLFLTSLLLALVTARFRATTGFAFTFLLLALNAVTAIYMFKHHGLLIDVTATSINLIGCFILATGFNYVTEARQRHFVTSAFGQYLSPDVVKALVDDPNRLLLGGDVRTMTAFFSDIAGFSTISERLSPQALVALLNEYLSEMCDIIGKYHGTVDKFEGDAIMAFWGAPIYRHDHARLALLAALEMQERLRVLRTKWAAEGRDQLFVRMGINSGPMLVGNMGSRTRMNYTVMGDAVNLASRLEAANKFYGTNLMISKKTRALAGDGFVTRELDAIQVVGKKKPVFVYELLGKEGEVGKSLQHGAQLFEQALICYRKGELFAAKEQFAQVYDHIPEDPATAEFLRRIEAADKNMVQGGWDGVFKPDSKM from the coding sequence GTGAATGAAAGCTCCTCTGCCCGGGAGAAGCAGGGTGCCGCTAGCACGCCCAGGTTACTGTTGTTATGTACACTGTTCACATCCCTGTTATCCATTTTTTATCTGGTTGATGCGTTTGAATCTGCCCATGACGCCATTTCCGACCAGTTACAGATCCACATCTCATCCCCCCCAGACGAGAAACCTGTTGTCTATCTTCTGATCACTGATGCCAGCCTCATCGAGGCTGACGAAGTAGACGGGATCAGTTGGCCATGGCCACGCTCCGCCTATGCAGAAGCCGTTCGTTTCCTTAATAACGCAGGCGCAAAAGAGATCATCTTCGATATGATTTTTAGTGAGCGCTCCGTGCATGGATATGAGGATGATGTCGGCTTTGCTTCGGCAGTTGAGGAGGCTGGCGTGATCCTGGCCAACCTCTCCAGCAGCCATCGCAGTGCCATGTCGGAACAGAGAGCCCTGGAGAACCTGCGAATAACAGATCGTTTTGCCCTGCCGGTGGAAGGAACTGATGCAACCATGTTTAAGGATTACCCTTATATCAGGGCGCCTGTTGCTGAACTCACTGAGCGTGTAAAAGCAGTTGGTGATGTGAAGTTTGTACAGGACAGGGATGGCATTGGCCGGCGAATTCCCATGCTGATCAGAAGTGGTAATCGCTACCACCCATCACTATCCCTCTCAGCTTCAGCATCTGCTCTCGGCATCACCGCGTACCGTATCGAAGAAAACGAGCTTGTGCTTACCGGCCCGGGCATTGAGCGGTCGATTCCACTGGATGCCGAAGGCATGGCACGAAGCCATTACTACGGCGACTCCGGCATCTACGACAAATACCTTCTGTTAAGAGTCATCAAATCGCAGATCAGCATAGATGAGGGCAGCCCCCCCTACTACGACCCTGCGCTGTTCAAAGACAAGATCGTCATCATTGGTGCCGATGCTACAGAGTTGAAAGATTTCAGGCCCAATCCATTCAACAAGTCTAATGATCCGGGTGCCCACTACCACGGTACCGCCATCCATAATATTCTTGCAGGAGACTTTTTGCAGAGCCGTTATGAAGCAATCTATGTGCTCCCCGTACTCTTCCTAACCTCTCTGCTGCTGGCGCTTGTCACGGCGAGGTTCCGTGCCACCACAGGTTTTGCCTTCACCTTCCTGCTGCTGGCGTTGAACGCTGTAACTGCAATCTACATGTTCAAACATCATGGCCTGCTGATCGATGTAACAGCCACCTCCATCAACCTGATTGGCTGCTTTATCCTCGCCACCGGATTTAACTACGTGACCGAGGCCAGGCAGCGACACTTTGTTACCAGTGCATTTGGCCAGTACCTCTCCCCCGATGTGGTCAAAGCCCTGGTCGATGACCCCAATCGACTACTGCTTGGCGGCGACGTACGAACCATGACTGCATTTTTCTCAGATATTGCCGGTTTTTCCACGATATCTGAAAGGCTGTCGCCGCAAGCGCTGGTTGCCCTGCTCAACGAGTATCTCAGCGAGATGTGCGACATCATCGGCAAATATCATGGTACCGTCGATAAGTTTGAAGGTGATGCGATCATGGCTTTCTGGGGTGCGCCGATCTACCGGCACGACCATGCCCGTCTGGCGCTGCTGGCAGCACTCGAGATGCAGGAGAGGTTGCGGGTGCTGCGCACAAAATGGGCCGCCGAAGGCAGGGATCAACTGTTCGTGAGAATGGGCATCAACAGTGGTCCGATGCTGGTCGGCAACATGGGTTCACGTACCCGAATGAATTACACAGTCATGGGTGATGCGGTGAATCTTGCCTCACGGCTAGAAGCTGCAAATAAATTCTATGGCACCAACCTGATGATTTCGAAAAAAACCAGGGCGCTTGCAGGCGATGGCTTCGTCACCAGGGAGCTTGATGCCATTCAGGTCGTCGGCAAGAAAAAGCCGGTGTTTGTGTATGAACTGCTTGGTAAAGAGGGCGAGGTTGGAAAATCGCTGCAACATGGCGCTCAACTGTTCGAACAGGCATTAATATGCTATCGTAAAGGTGAGCTGTTTGCTGCGAAGGAGCAATTCGCGCAAGTATATGATCACATACCTGAGGATCCGGCTACAGCCGAGTTTCTGCGCAGAATAGAAGCAGCAGATAAGAATATGGTTCAAGGAGGATGGGATGGCGTTTTTAAGCCCGATTCCAAGATGTAG
- a CDS encoding SH3 domain-containing protein, with protein MAFLSPIPRCSLITALLLLLPASPALAADVPDKGSILRISLSKAVMKSAPRAFGSSVIRTLPKGASVTYLGSTGIFYHVSDGRQSGYISSKAVAEERTFTSFSRSGEVTQSDMAAATKGFSPEVERENRKNRQLRYDLMDRAEQVSTVSNPDTYLRKFREQGKLGEYADE; from the coding sequence ATGGCGTTTTTAAGCCCGATTCCAAGATGTAGCCTGATAACTGCACTCCTGCTGTTACTGCCTGCATCCCCGGCGCTTGCCGCAGATGTGCCGGACAAAGGCAGCATACTGCGTATCTCTCTCTCCAAAGCGGTTATGAAGAGTGCACCCCGTGCCTTTGGAAGCAGCGTGATAAGAACACTGCCCAAGGGTGCATCTGTCACCTATCTCGGCAGTACAGGGATTTTCTACCACGTCAGCGACGGGCGCCAGAGTGGATATATCAGTTCGAAGGCTGTGGCGGAAGAACGAACGTTTACAAGCTTCTCCCGTTCCGGAGAGGTGACGCAGTCGGACATGGCAGCTGCCACCAAAGGTTTTTCCCCTGAGGTTGAGAGAGAAAACCGCAAGAACAGGCAGTTGCGTTACGACCTGATGGATCGGGCCGAACAGGTCTCCACTGTGAGCAACCCCGACACCTATCTGAGGAAGTTCCGTGAGCAGGGCAAGCTCGGGGAGTATGCAGATGAATAA
- a CDS encoding M48 family metalloprotease codes for MNKRTFVLLTMLLLPASISHAFDFSFEDLQNIDVGKVIEFGQTASKAVRSFSDEERYYIGRASGARLLSNHRLLGRAALQEYVSAIGQTLAMASGRPEVYAGYHFIVLDEPQRVNAYAVPGGFIFITTGLIAKTRNEDELAAVLAHEISHIVLDHPVGSIKKQYRDKLMRDILSEASERYASEKVKKLAELAGGLNNLSGLLVDFAAKGYSRAKEQDADMVALTILRTAGYDPTRFPHVLSRLSAIGSGISGTHGNPRERAGAVTQRLSRDVPVVVRERNSRYLTVMTQTR; via the coding sequence ATGAATAAGAGAACATTTGTACTGCTGACAATGCTCCTGCTCCCGGCATCGATCTCCCATGCTTTTGATTTCAGTTTTGAAGATCTTCAGAATATTGATGTCGGTAAGGTCATAGAGTTTGGTCAGACAGCCTCCAAGGCGGTGCGCTCGTTCTCTGATGAGGAGCGCTACTATATTGGACGAGCCAGTGGTGCACGTCTGTTGTCCAACCATCGCCTGCTTGGCAGGGCAGCACTGCAGGAGTACGTCTCTGCCATCGGGCAGACACTGGCTATGGCCTCGGGCAGACCGGAAGTTTATGCCGGCTACCACTTCATTGTGCTGGATGAGCCGCAGCGGGTGAATGCCTATGCAGTACCTGGCGGGTTTATCTTTATTACCACCGGCCTGATCGCCAAGACCAGAAACGAGGATGAGCTTGCAGCAGTGCTTGCCCATGAGATATCCCATATTGTCCTCGACCACCCTGTCGGCTCGATCAAAAAACAGTACAGGGACAAACTGATGAGAGACATTCTCAGTGAGGCAAGTGAGAGATATGCCTCTGAGAAGGTAAAAAAACTGGCTGAGCTTGCCGGCGGTCTGAACAACCTTTCTGGCTTGCTGGTCGATTTTGCAGCCAAAGGTTACAGCCGCGCCAAGGAGCAGGATGCGGACATGGTAGCTCTCACCATCCTTCGCACGGCAGGCTACGACCCCACCCGCTTCCCGCATGTACTCTCAAGGCTCAGTGCTATTGGAAGCGGCATTTCCGGAACCCATGGTAATCCCCGGGAGCGGGCCGGAGCTGTTACACAACGCCTTTCAAGGGATGTGCCTGTTGTGGTAAGAGAAAGGAACAGTCGGTATCTGACTGTCATGACCCAAACCCGATAA